GATCGCATTCTTGTAAGGTCTCACGGTTGTCAGGGCATCGAAGACGTCAGCGAGTGATGCGATTTTGGCATACAAGTGAATTTCCGGCTCTCTCAAGCCACCGGGATAACCACGACCTGAGCATTTCTCATGATGTTGCAAGACAGTTGTCAAGACGGTGCGATCAAACTGCCCGGTACTCTTTAATATTTCCATCCCCTTGGCTGGGTGCGTTTTGATAATATTCCACTCGCTCTCCGTTAGCGGCCCCTGTTTTTTAAGTATGGCGGGGTTGATTTCCGATTTCCCGATGTCATGCAGCAGAAGACTTGCGCCCAGGGAATTGAGTTCCAGAGTGCTGAAGCCGAATCTTTTCCCCAAAGCAATGCCAAAAACACAAACATTCATTGAATGCGTATAAGTCGCATAATCGTAGGCCATAATCCTTATAATGCTGGCCAGGCAAGCGCGCCCCCTTAAAATATGGGTAACAGTATTCTTTACCATTTTCTTTGTTCGCAACACATTCTCTGAGGAAGTGGGATCTTCGAACATATCTTGCACCAATTTTGTCGCTGATTTGTATAGAATTGTTGACTTTTTAATTTCCGGTATTTTGGGATCATCAAGAATGTGTCCAAGATAGGTTTCTATGTAACTATTATAGCGGTGGCGCTGACTTGTCGGAATAAAAACGGTGGGGATTTTGGCTTTTTTGAATGAAGCTTTTGACGCCTCCGTGAAATTTTCTCCGGCTGAATGTACCTGTACGTATCTGCCGAGTGCGTGTTTGTTGTAAAGGTCGAATTCAAGCGTCTGATCAATCTGAAGATTACGAACGGGGATATCAAAGTAACTACTTTCAGTATTTTGATGGTTTTTGGGGAGGGATGGTACGATGTCAGGACCGAGCTGGCGGCCCATTTGAGTCGGCTTTTCTGAACGGATTTGCCCCATCTCACCATCTCGCTCTTTAAATTCCTGGTCGCATTGGTAACAAACATACTAATCGATATCAGAAGACTCATCGGATTTTGTGCCTGAAATGTTGAGTATAACGCGGATAATTTAGAAGGAATTATGTTTACTACTGTATGGTTAGTGGCCTATTGTAAATCTTAAAAATAATACTATACCCTGGATTTGATAGGAACCGGAATTCCAAAGCCGCTCAATTCTTCTCTATGAGGAACTGAATATCTTCCCGTATCATAGTTCTGGACCTCTATTGATTGACCAATGGGGAATATTCAAATGACTCAAGTGCTGGAACGATGCTATCACGATGAAGGCTATTTCATGGCACATGGCGGGTTTCGGCTTTTTGAGCAGATTTGGCGGGCGGAGAATCAGAGAGGTCTTGTATTGATCGTCCATGGGTATGCAGAACACAGCTCCCGCTATCATGCCGCCGCCGCCCACTTCAACAATAGTGGGCTCTCCGTCTACTCATTCGACCTGCGGGGGCATGGCCGGTCACAAGGAGCCCGGTCTTGCATCCATTCATTTGATGAATATCTTGACGATTTGAAAATAGTCTTTTGCCGGGTACGAAAGCGATGGGGGAGGGCGCCACTCTTTTTGCTGGGGCATAGCATGGGTGGTCTTATAGCCCCCTTGTATCTCCTCCGTGAAGACCCGAAACTTGACGGCCTCATCCTTAGCGCCCCCCTCATCCAGCTGGGGCGTGACTATCCCAGCGTTCCCGACCGTATCATTTTCGCCTTGGGGAAATTCCTTCCAAAGTTTCCAACTGCACGGTTGAAAACAGCCTCCCTGTCCCATGACCCCGGTGTGGTGGAGCAATACAGGAACGATGCGATGGTCTACCATGGCCGGACACCGGCTCGAACGGCGGCGGAAATGACGCGGGCGATTCGGGTGATTCGATTGGAAATGAAAAAAATCGAGTGTCCGCTGATGATCCTGCACGGTGATGAGGATTCAATAACGGATATCCGGGGAAGCCGGGAATTATTTTCCTGTGCCGGTTCCCCGGACAAATCCCTGAAAGTCTATGACGGTCTATATCATGAACTTCTACATGAGCCCGGGAAAGAGCGAATCCTCGATGAGATATCCGGATGGATCAATAAGCGCCTCCAATCCTCATCTTGCCAGAACAACTCTCTCGGTTAAGGAGAGATCCCTGGTCTTCAGCTGGTAAAAATATGTACCCGAGACAACATGTCGGCCGGCATTATCACGGCCGTTCCACTGCGTCATGAAAGATCCCGCGTTGTGTCTTTCGGATTGAACGAGTTCCCGCACAAGCCTGCCCGATACGCTATATATTCGCAGAGAAAGGGGGCCGGCCTCCGGCAGTTCATAACGGATCTGACTTCGATCCTTGAAGGGGGCAGGGTAGCTGCTGAGAGCGAGTTCCGAGGGAATCGACGAAGCAGGCTCTTCAATGCCGGAGACTTCACCTTCCACAATCCCGCCGAACATCAACTCACCCGAGAACATAAAGGACCATGCGCCGCCCGGGGCCTTGGTGAAACTGTGGCCGTACTGACTCTCATCATGGCCGACCGTATTATTTTCGACACCCTCAACGAGACCGATAAAGAAAGATCCGCCGGTAAATGAGGGCTGCATGAACTCGGGGATCTCAAGAATGTTCCAGCCCGCTCGAAGCATGCTCGCCGGGTATTGCGCCTGAGCAAGCGTCGACCCGGGGAACCCACCGGCGTCATCGGCCGCGACCTTCATGGTGACAGGGGCATCGCTGAAACCGGAAAAGTAGACAGCCACCTTTGTTAAGGTCAATTCCTCCGCACTGGGCAAATCCAAGCTTGCCGACAATTCTCCATTCAGGCCGCCGGCCTGGATGCCCGATTCCGCGGTTCCGTCGTCATTGGAGCAACCCGATTCCCCGGGCCCGAGAGAATAAGCGAGGACTTCATTGGAGTCGATTGATTGATAAACATTAAATCCGTTTTGCAACTCGGCCGTCACGACATAGTAGTTGGACTGGCTGAATCCCGGCGAAGCGAACTCGATTGAAAGATCTTCCGGCATGGCTTGGGCCTGCAGAGAATAGGGGCCGCCGATAGATGTGGAATGATAAATATTGTAGGCGTTCAACCAATAGGTACTTGCGGGCGGATCCCAAGAGAGCGTCGTCGTCCCATTATCAAATAAATCGGTGAAAAGATTCTGTGGAGGCTCATTCAGGTTGTAGAGTGTAATCACAAAGGTTTCCGTGTCGGTACCATTGCCGTTATCGGCCTCGACCGTCACGGTATTTTCTCCGACCTGAACGCTGGTCGGCGTCCAATTAATCATCCCGGTGACTTCATCAATCGTCATGCCCTCTGGGGCCGCCAGAAGCGCAAAAGAGGGATCAGGGATACCTGATGATTCAACATCATAAGTATATGCGGTATATGTTTCGAAGATGGCATGATCCGGAATAGGTGCAATGACCGGGGCCGCGGTAGGATTGCTGTTTTCAAATTGGCGGACAAAAGAAGAGGCGATTGTGAAGTTGTCCGGCGGCATTCCGGTTTCTGAGACCGTCGAGACGATTTCAACAATGAGGTCGGAATCGACGCCGATCCAATCATAGATGCGGTTGTATTGCGTGCTCACCGGATACCATTGATCAATCCAGACATAAACGGCGCTTGTCTGCTCTGTATTGATCCGGATGGCATCGATCGGACCGAGATTGGGGAGAATGACAGTTCCCCAGGCATCAGCCTCGGCATTGATAGTGAGGTCGATTCTGATGTCCAGGACCATCGTGTCCCACATCTGGAATTGGTAGGTCGTCGATAGAAGCCAGTTGTCGCCATAGGCCAAGGGATCTGGAAAATCGAGAATGGGAGGCGTGAAGACGGACCAGTCATCTGTCGAAGCATTGCCGTCCGGCCAGAAGTACCCGTAATTCGTGCGACCCTGCGCCGCGATCTGATCGAGGTACATCCAAGCCTGGCCGCCGCCGATCTCTTCGGTCATCCTCTGGGAGAAGTCGGCAAGAGCATAATGGTCACCCGCAAAAAATCCGGCGCCGGGGTCATCGCCGTCATCGGTCGCGACATAATCGAAGCGCTTGATCTCGCCGGTGGGCCCGGTGGTGAAATCCCACGTCTGAGGTCCGCCGATTGTTCCCAACAACCCCGAAACTGAAGCATTGGAGGTGTTGGAATGAACGCGATAATAGTCGCCGATTTCCTGAAAGAAGTCGTCTGAGGTAAGGATCGGGGCATCCCGGTCCAACCGGCCTGTCGAAAAATCGGCGCTATTGGCTGATGTGACAAGGAGGGGGATGGCGAAAAAGATCGCTAAACCCCACCTCAAGCTTCTTTTGTGATTCTGTCGTTGCGCCATCCCAAACCTCCGTCTCTATCGCGGGTGATGAGGTGATTCCATACATTACTTCGACAATATCCTACTACATATCATGCTCTTAGGCAAGGGATCCTTGCACGGACGGGGCGGTGCAATCGACAAGCCGATGCCGGAGAGACTTGATCCTGTGACGCGGTGAATCTAGGATGCAGGGGGGTGACCGGGTGATTTGAGGGGGAGATTAAATGGATTTGAATAAGATAAAGCGCGCCGGCGATGCGGTGATTCTTCCCTTTCCCAGTGGAAGACCCAATGAAGCGGGGCGGCGTGGTTTCAGTGATGTGTTGATGGCTTTGGCGCGTGAGGGGAAATGCAAACGAATTGTCATTGATTTGGTGGAAACGACCTGGTTCTCGAGCATTGATCTTGGCGTGCTGGCATTTGCTCTACGAGAGTGCAACCAGCGTAATATTGCTCTTATGCTGGCGCGGGTCAATAAACAGGCGTTGCGGGTTTTCGAAGTGACAAGGATGAATGCTGTCTTCTCAATGTACGATACCGTGGAAGAGGCGCTGGGGACGGGTTGATGTGTGCTATAACCCCCGGAGAAACTCCGGCCTGAGGGACACATCGCCGCGCAGCGCGGCGTCGATCGCGGCGAGGATCTCTGCTTTGTTTCTCGGCAGGGTGCCGCCGAGCGGCAGGTAGTTCGACGCGTGATTGGCGCGGAGGATGGAGCCATCCAATTCCAGATCTTCTACAATCCAACGGAGTTCCTGAAGCGATTCCATCGGGGTCAGTTGGTCAAACTCCCCGGCGCCGGCCTGGTCGTATAATTCGGTTTTATCGATTAAAGTCACGGTAAGGAAGGAGGTGAAGCGGGGGTTCATCTGATTGAGAATTTCCGCCGACCTCTTCGCATGACGGTAGCTTAGCCTGGCGCCCCCGAGCCCGAGAAGCGTCATTACGCTTGTTTTCATACCGGCCGCCTGCATGCGCCGCACAGCCTCCACCATCTGCACCGCTGTGCACCCTTTGTTGA
Above is a window of Candidatus Eisenbacteria bacterium DNA encoding:
- a CDS encoding HD domain-containing protein, whose translation is MGQIRSEKPTQMGRQLGPDIVPSLPKNHQNTESSYFDIPVRNLQIDQTLEFDLYNKHALGRYVQVHSAGENFTEASKASFKKAKIPTVFIPTSQRHRYNSYIETYLGHILDDPKIPEIKKSTILYKSATKLVQDMFEDPTSSENVLRTKKMVKNTVTHILRGRACLASIIRIMAYDYATYTHSMNVCVFGIALGKRFGFSTLELNSLGASLLLHDIGKSEINPAILKKQGPLTESEWNIIKTHPAKGMEILKSTGQFDRTVLTTVLQHHEKCSGRGYPGGLREPEIHLYAKIASLADVFDALTTVRPYKNAIESFPAFRIMQEEMRGSFNCQLLRELILLMTSKNSMAQEDSQDDFGGDQLNESAA
- a CDS encoding lysophospholipase translates to MTQVLERCYHDEGYFMAHGGFRLFEQIWRAENQRGLVLIVHGYAEHSSRYHAAAAHFNNSGLSVYSFDLRGHGRSQGARSCIHSFDEYLDDLKIVFCRVRKRWGRAPLFLLGHSMGGLIAPLYLLREDPKLDGLILSAPLIQLGRDYPSVPDRIIFALGKFLPKFPTARLKTASLSHDPGVVEQYRNDAMVYHGRTPARTAAEMTRAIRVIRLEMKKIECPLMILHGDEDSITDIRGSRELFSCAGSPDKSLKVYDGLYHELLHEPGKERILDEISGWINKRLQSSSCQNNSLG
- a CDS encoding T9SS type A sorting domain-containing protein — translated: MAQRQNHKRSLRWGLAIFFAIPLLVTSANSADFSTGRLDRDAPILTSDDFFQEIGDYYRVHSNTSNASVSGLLGTIGGPQTWDFTTGPTGEIKRFDYVATDDGDDPGAGFFAGDHYALADFSQRMTEEIGGGQAWMYLDQIAAQGRTNYGYFWPDGNASTDDWSVFTPPILDFPDPLAYGDNWLLSTTYQFQMWDTMVLDIRIDLTINAEADAWGTVILPNLGPIDAIRINTEQTSAVYVWIDQWYPVSTQYNRIYDWIGVDSDLIVEIVSTVSETGMPPDNFTIASSFVRQFENSNPTAAPVIAPIPDHAIFETYTAYTYDVESSGIPDPSFALLAAPEGMTIDEVTGMINWTPTSVQVGENTVTVEADNGNGTDTETFVITLYNLNEPPQNLFTDLFDNGTTTLSWDPPASTYWLNAYNIYHSTSIGGPYSLQAQAMPEDLSIEFASPGFSQSNYYVVTAELQNGFNVYQSIDSNEVLAYSLGPGESGCSNDDGTAESGIQAGGLNGELSASLDLPSAEELTLTKVAVYFSGFSDAPVTMKVAADDAGGFPGSTLAQAQYPASMLRAGWNILEIPEFMQPSFTGGSFFIGLVEGVENNTVGHDESQYGHSFTKAPGGAWSFMFSGELMFGGIVEGEVSGIEEPASSIPSELALSSYPAPFKDRSQIRYELPEAGPLSLRIYSVSGRLVRELVQSERHNAGSFMTQWNGRDNAGRHVVSGTYFYQLKTRDLSLTERVVLAR
- a CDS encoding STAS domain-containing protein, translating into MDLNKIKRAGDAVILPFPSGRPNEAGRRGFSDVLMALAREGKCKRIVIDLVETTWFSSIDLGVLAFALRECNQRNIALMLARVNKQALRVFEVTRMNAVFSMYDTVEEALGTG
- a CDS encoding radical SAM protein, which produces MEYTGSVYRPPSEARSLIIQVTLGCSWNKCTFCRMYREKNFRVTPEAEVFAFIDEARCQLGPGVRRVFLADGDALCLKTEKLLRILKKLQVTFPDLHRVGIYTYEHNFRGKSDEELRQLVENKLTLGYLGLESGDEEVLERINKGCTAVQMVEAVRRMQAAGMKTSVMTLLGLGGARLSYRHAKRSAEILNQMNPRFTSFLTVTLIDKTELYDQAGAGEFDQLTPMESLQELRWIVEDLELDGSILRANHASNYLPLGGTLPRNKAEILAAIDAALRGDVSLRPEFLRGL